In Cicer arietinum cultivar CDC Frontier isolate Library 1 chromosome 7, Cicar.CDCFrontier_v2.0, whole genome shotgun sequence, a single window of DNA contains:
- the LOC101500154 gene encoding cadmium-induced protein AS8 isoform X1, protein MNGDDDDNREVNSSFHLIVVLMIIKGLFRRYERWNPVHPTYGAFYGMGVGIGCGVGWGPGFGPEVVGYVGAGCGIGFNVGITLAGFGIGLPANIIFAAPYNALLATKSSALKLARSGGLLSSTQTSEDVRIRNVPCVSDFQREAGEKLSCFRQNYLTINGTDIFDMKNSLPLLTTSACKSIQAFHSQLFCPGKGKESKD, encoded by the exons ATGAACGGTGACGATGACGATAACAGAGAGGTCAACAGTTCATTTCATTTGATTGTT GTCCTAATGATAATCAAAGGATTGTTTAGAAGATATGAAAGATGGAACCCTGTGCATCCGACTTATGGGGCCTTTTATGGAATGGGTGTGGGAATTGGTTGTGGTGTTGGATGGGGTCCTGGATTTGGACCTGAAGTTGTAGGGTATGTTGGAGCTGGTTGTGGCATTGGATTCAATGTTGGTATCACTCTTGCTGGCTTTGGAATTGGCCTTCCTGCTAACATCATCTTTGCAGCTCCTTATAATG CTCTTTTGGCAACAAAAAGCTCTGCATTGAAGTTAGCACGTTCCGGTGGTCTTCTTTCTAGTACACAAACCTCAGAGGATGTCCGGATTAGAAATGTACCTTGTGTGTCTGACTTTCAAAGAGAAGCTGGGGAAAAACTCTCTTGCTTTCGCCAAAACTATTTAACTATCAACGGAACCGATATCTTTGACATGAAGAACAGCTTGCCTTTGCTTACTACTTCGGCCTGTAAAAGCATACAAGCATTTCATAGCCAGCTGTTTTGCCCTGGTAAAG GAAAAGAATCAAAAGATTGA
- the LOC101500154 gene encoding cadmium-induced protein AS8 isoform X3, whose translation MVLMIIKGLFRRYERWNPVHPTYGAFYGMGVGIGCGVGWGPGFGPEVVGYVGAGCGIGFNVGITLAGFGIGLPANIIFAAPYNALLATKSSALKLARSGGLLSSTQTSEDVRIRNVPCVSDFQREAGEKLSCFRQNYLTINGTDIFDMKNSLPLLTTSACKSIQAFHSQLFCPGKGKESKD comes from the exons ATG GTCCTAATGATAATCAAAGGATTGTTTAGAAGATATGAAAGATGGAACCCTGTGCATCCGACTTATGGGGCCTTTTATGGAATGGGTGTGGGAATTGGTTGTGGTGTTGGATGGGGTCCTGGATTTGGACCTGAAGTTGTAGGGTATGTTGGAGCTGGTTGTGGCATTGGATTCAATGTTGGTATCACTCTTGCTGGCTTTGGAATTGGCCTTCCTGCTAACATCATCTTTGCAGCTCCTTATAATG CTCTTTTGGCAACAAAAAGCTCTGCATTGAAGTTAGCACGTTCCGGTGGTCTTCTTTCTAGTACACAAACCTCAGAGGATGTCCGGATTAGAAATGTACCTTGTGTGTCTGACTTTCAAAGAGAAGCTGGGGAAAAACTCTCTTGCTTTCGCCAAAACTATTTAACTATCAACGGAACCGATATCTTTGACATGAAGAACAGCTTGCCTTTGCTTACTACTTCGGCCTGTAAAAGCATACAAGCATTTCATAGCCAGCTGTTTTGCCCTGGTAAAG GAAAAGAATCAAAAGATTGA
- the LOC101500154 gene encoding cadmium-induced protein AS8 isoform X2, whose protein sequence is MNGDDDDNREVNSSFHLIVVLMIIKGLFRRYERWNPVHPTYGAFYGMGVGIGCGVGWGPGFGPEVVGYVGAGCGIGFNVGITLAGFGIGLPANIIFAAPYNALLATKSSALKLARSGGLLSSTQTSEDVRIRNVPCVSDFQREAGEKLSCFRQNYLTINGTDIFDMKNSLPLLTTSACKSIQAFHSQLFCPGKESKD, encoded by the exons ATGAACGGTGACGATGACGATAACAGAGAGGTCAACAGTTCATTTCATTTGATTGTT GTCCTAATGATAATCAAAGGATTGTTTAGAAGATATGAAAGATGGAACCCTGTGCATCCGACTTATGGGGCCTTTTATGGAATGGGTGTGGGAATTGGTTGTGGTGTTGGATGGGGTCCTGGATTTGGACCTGAAGTTGTAGGGTATGTTGGAGCTGGTTGTGGCATTGGATTCAATGTTGGTATCACTCTTGCTGGCTTTGGAATTGGCCTTCCTGCTAACATCATCTTTGCAGCTCCTTATAATG CTCTTTTGGCAACAAAAAGCTCTGCATTGAAGTTAGCACGTTCCGGTGGTCTTCTTTCTAGTACACAAACCTCAGAGGATGTCCGGATTAGAAATGTACCTTGTGTGTCTGACTTTCAAAGAGAAGCTGGGGAAAAACTCTCTTGCTTTCGCCAAAACTATTTAACTATCAACGGAACCGATATCTTTGACATGAAGAACAGCTTGCCTTTGCTTACTACTTCGGCCTGTAAAAGCATACAAGCATTTCATAGCCAGCTGTTTTGCCCTG GAAAAGAATCAAAAGATTGA
- the LOC101501117 gene encoding uncharacterized protein, which translates to MGSFIGHILPGTLFLLVGVWHIWCSVVRYVSSPNTFRVRVWNPVPAFDGRLKHLELYVISIGAFIDLCIELLVATQLKFFVGGILNSTYLNNFEHSGMLLMFFIFGVVTLLSEKTRYLPLPEGSLCLIAATAFTAEYLLFYFHSTTHKGLEGYYHVLLAFLIGLCILSSIAGALLPTSFPVDLCKSIAITLQGIWFYQTAFVLYGPMLPAGCKMKDNIITCHSSESEVRGELLANVQIFFAVLAVHVGTVASFSFAASRYGNFEEPAPKSGF; encoded by the exons ATGGGATCTTTCATAGGTCATATTTTGCCAGGAACCTTATTTCTTCTAGTTGGAGTATGGCATATATGGTGCTCTGTGGTCAGATATGTGTCAAGTCCTAACACATTCCGAGTACGGGTATGGAATCCTGTACCAGCATTTGATGGAAGGCTCAAGCACTTGGAACTCTATGTTATTTCAATTGGTGCTTTCATTGACTTGTGCATTGAGCTCTTAGTTGCAACACAACTCAAGTTTTTTGTTGGTGGAATCTTGAATTCGACTTACTTGAACAACTTCGAGCACTCAGGAATGCTTCTGATGTTTTTTATCTTTGGTGTCGTTACCCTTCTCTCAGAAAAGACAAG ATATCTTCCCTTGCCCGAAGGTTCTCTTTGTTTGATTGCTGCCACAGCATTCACTGCAGAGTATCTTCTATTTTACTTTCATTCAACAACACACAAAGGCTTAGAAGGCTATTATCATGTCCTCCTTGCCTTCCTAATTGGCCTTTGTATTTTATCTTCAATTGCCGGAGCCCTTCTTCCAACCAGTTTCCCAGTTGATTTATGTAAGAGCATTGCCATAACACTGCAAGGAATCTGGTTCTATCAAACAGCTTTTGTTCTCTACGGTCCTATGCTACCGGCCGGTTGTAAGATGAAGGACAATATTATCACATGTCATTCGAGTGAGAGTGAGGTTCGTGGTGAATTGCTTGCTAATGTTCAGATCTTTTTCGCAGTCCTTGCTGTTCATGTTGGAACTGTTGCATCCTTTAGTTTTGCAGCTTCAAGATATGGGAATTTTGAAGAACCTGCTCCCAAGTCAGGCTTTTGA
- the LOC101500154 gene encoding cadmium-induced protein AS8 isoform X4, protein MIIKGLFRRYERWNPVHPTYGAFYGMGVGIGCGVGWGPGFGPEVVGYVGAGCGIGFNVGITLAGFGIGLPANIIFAAPYNALLATKSSALKLARSGGLLSSTQTSEDVRIRNVPCVSDFQREAGEKLSCFRQNYLTINGTDIFDMKNSLPLLTTSACKSIQAFHSQLFCPGKGKESKD, encoded by the exons ATGATAATCAAAGGATTGTTTAGAAGATATGAAAGATGGAACCCTGTGCATCCGACTTATGGGGCCTTTTATGGAATGGGTGTGGGAATTGGTTGTGGTGTTGGATGGGGTCCTGGATTTGGACCTGAAGTTGTAGGGTATGTTGGAGCTGGTTGTGGCATTGGATTCAATGTTGGTATCACTCTTGCTGGCTTTGGAATTGGCCTTCCTGCTAACATCATCTTTGCAGCTCCTTATAATG CTCTTTTGGCAACAAAAAGCTCTGCATTGAAGTTAGCACGTTCCGGTGGTCTTCTTTCTAGTACACAAACCTCAGAGGATGTCCGGATTAGAAATGTACCTTGTGTGTCTGACTTTCAAAGAGAAGCTGGGGAAAAACTCTCTTGCTTTCGCCAAAACTATTTAACTATCAACGGAACCGATATCTTTGACATGAAGAACAGCTTGCCTTTGCTTACTACTTCGGCCTGTAAAAGCATACAAGCATTTCATAGCCAGCTGTTTTGCCCTGGTAAAG GAAAAGAATCAAAAGATTGA